In a single window of the Necator americanus strain Aroian chromosome X, whole genome shotgun sequence genome:
- a CDS encoding hypothetical protein (NECATOR_CHRX.G24955.T1) has product MTICIYNACTVVSDAAIEDLMIQARRIKYDVIGLTETIRSHPLSTVDEMEKNCSEEHVTVEELTIFVAYASTSRCKEDVEAFYTDLEKIHKEDHTLYRVIVGDFNAKIDLRSTTEKLHIGIHGLQWTKQGEKLSEFIMTTKTIHGNSQFQKPSSLRWTWKLPGGGCRNEIDYSKRVLSARYRCCAKVPFTTGSSPPPRIFLQTGKGKAARFRKRTPTTIIN; this is encoded by the exons atgacgatttGTATTTATAACGCATGTACGGTTGTATCGGATGCcgccattgaagatctgatgatacAAGCTAGGaggattaagtacgacgtcatcggactgacagAGACGATACGATCCCACCCTCTCAGCACAGTAGATgaaatggagaagaactgttctgaGGAACATGTGACGGTAGAGGAGCTG acaatcttcgtcgcttacgcttcAACATCAAGATGCAAAGAGGacgtcgaagctttctatacgGACTTAGAGAAAATTCACAAAGAAGATCATACCTTATACAGGGTCATAGTTGGTGATTTTAACGCCAAGATTGACCTTAGAAGCACGACTGagaaacttcacatcgggatccATGGCCTGCAATGGACCAAACAGGGCGAGaagctctccgagttcatcatgacgaccaagaccatccatgggaactcgcaattccaaaagccctcctctctacgctggacgtggaagTTACCCGGTGGAGGATGTCGTAATGAAATTGATTACAGTAAAAGGGTTCTGTCTGCCAGATATCGCTGCTGTGCCAAAGTTCCATTCACAACCGGatcatcgcctcctccgaggataTTCCTTCAAACGGGGAAAGGGAAAGCCGCGAGGTTCAGAAAGCGGACCCCCACAACTATCATTAATTGA
- a CDS encoding hypothetical protein (NECATOR_CHRX.G24956.T2): MDGLGRHDELGELLALFGPLQAMDPDVKFLSRASKAHCFEPVRSASDFAIGTLHIRDDCLDMSTESVHKSFEHFYPTISIFGPESIVLKSLVVENSCEPLRPQFPRPAATAHYVYPIVGRLVLVDMDDRILLTGELRQTRKSTATRATVQEAVIEDLMMQAKKIKYDVIGLTETRRRHPLNAVYETGEELF, from the exons atggatggtcttggtcgtcatgatgaactcggagagcttCTCGCCCTGTTTGGTCCATTGCAGGCCATggatcccgatgtgaagtttctCAGTCGTGCTTCTAAG gctcaCTGTTTTGAGCCGGTCCGTTCAGCTTCCGATTTCGCAATTGGAACGCTTCATATAAG GGATGACTGCTTGGACATGTCTACCGAAAGTGTGCATAAAAGCTTTGAGCATTTCTATCCAACTATCAGTATTTTTGGTCCGGAAAGTATTGTATTGAAG TCTCTTGTTGTTGAAAACTCGTGTGAACCGCTGCGGCCTCAATTTCCTCGACCAGCAGCGACAGCACACTACGTGTATCCTATTGTAGGGAG attAGTGCTGGTAGATATGGACGATAGGATTCTCCTTACTGGAGAACTGCGTCAAACGCGCAAGTCAACTGCTACACGTGCAACTGTTCAG GAAGCggtcatcgaagatctgatgatgcaagcaaagaagattaagtacgacgtcatcggattgaccgagacgagacgacgtcaccctctc
- a CDS encoding hypothetical protein (NECATOR_CHRX.G24956.T1), translated as MKPGETITVEKYCKGQNALKHPTSSPSAHCFEPVRSASDFAIGTLHIRDDCLDMSTESVHKSFEHFYPTISIFGPESIVLKSLVVENSCEPLRPQFPRPAATAHYVYPIVGRLVLVDMDDRILLTGELRQTRKSTATRATVQEAVIEDLMMQAKKIKYDVIGLTETRRRHPLNAVYETGEELF; from the exons ATGAAACCTGGCGAGACCATCACCGTAGAGAAGTACTGCAAAGGACAAAATGCACTGAAACATCCAACTTCGTCGCCCAGT gctcaCTGTTTTGAGCCGGTCCGTTCAGCTTCCGATTTCGCAATTGGAACGCTTCATATAAG GGATGACTGCTTGGACATGTCTACCGAAAGTGTGCATAAAAGCTTTGAGCATTTCTATCCAACTATCAGTATTTTTGGTCCGGAAAGTATTGTATTGAAG TCTCTTGTTGTTGAAAACTCGTGTGAACCGCTGCGGCCTCAATTTCCTCGACCAGCAGCGACAGCACACTACGTGTATCCTATTGTAGGGAG attAGTGCTGGTAGATATGGACGATAGGATTCTCCTTACTGGAGAACTGCGTCAAACGCGCAAGTCAACTGCTACACGTGCAACTGTTCAG GAAGCggtcatcgaagatctgatgatgcaagcaaagaagattaagtacgacgtcatcggattgaccgagacgagacgacgtcaccctctc